The Juglans microcarpa x Juglans regia isolate MS1-56 chromosome 2S, Jm3101_v1.0, whole genome shotgun sequence genome has a window encoding:
- the LOC121253475 gene encoding uncharacterized protein LOC121253475, with protein sequence MWPNAVSSPLTRVEEDVQLPVYNVNRAFRGVEIGYPQTEMLAFALVVTARQLRPYFQAHPIKVQTDIPQRKILQKPDTSGRMTNWAIELSEFEVEYLPRTAIKGQVTNNKTEYEALLLGLTIVRSLGATKVEVKVDSQIVVGCSELRIKAKYSSPGHPQANGQVEATNKTLLNILKNKLGEQKGKWVEELPSTLWAYRTSVRTPTGESPFSLVYGAEAMIPAEVVVPIYRVQHYDLNQNNERLRENLDFLEERREEAVC encoded by the exons ATGTGGCCCAATGCGGTGTCCTCCCCGTTAACCCGAGTAGAGGAAGATGTTCAACTCCCAGTTTACAACGTGAACAGAGCCTTTCGAGGGGTAGAAATCGGATATCCCCAAACAGAAATGCTGGCCTTCGCATTAGTGGTCACTGCCAGGCAGTTAAGGCCTTACTTTCAAGCTCATCCCATAAAGGTCCAAACTGATATCccccaaagaaaaatattgcagAAACCAGATACTTCGGGTCGGATGACTAACTGGGCGATTGAGCTAAGTGAGTTTGAGGTCGAGTATCTTCCACGAACGGCGATAAAAGGGCAG GTCACCAATAACAAAACCGAGTATGAGGCACTCTTGTTGGGTCTAACGATTGTCAGGTCTCTAGGTGCAACTAAAGTTGAAGTGAAAGTTGACTCTCAGATAGTAGTGGG GTGCTCGGAGCTCAGAATCAAAGCTAAGTACTCTTCTCCAGGACATCCGCAAGCCAATGGTCAAGTAGAAGCAACCAATAAAACATTACTCAACATCCTAAAGAATAAGTTAGGAGAACAGAAAGGGAAATGGGTTGAAGAACTTCCGAGCACGCTGTGGGCATATCGAACGTCAGTAAGAACTCCAACTGGGGAAAGTCCTTTCTCCTTGGTCTATGGAGCTGAAGCCATGATACCGGCAGAAGTCGTTGTACCCATATATAGAGTGCAACATTACGATCTGAATCAGAATAACGAGCGGCTGAGAGAGAACTTGGACTTCTTGgaagagagaagggaggaaGCTGTATGCTGA